A region of Rhodamnia argentea isolate NSW1041297 chromosome 9, ASM2092103v1, whole genome shotgun sequence DNA encodes the following proteins:
- the LOC115755443 gene encoding transcription factor WER-like yields MAKLGVALDEKRGLKKGAWSAEEDEKLTAYIKRHGIWNWSRMAAPAGLRRSGKSCRLRWMNYLRPNLRHGNFTQEEVETIIKLHEVLGNKWSVIASKLVGRTDNEVKNYWNTRLKKRFKGKPIPKPRNSESARVCSSVDADRESSSQEEEECRPTPTSTPVQSPNLGDITVNLPSSPDNFGASSSNQAIGIHGDEKENSFVDNVCSSYVDDEVQSYLWAQHFSVEDAYMIQDLNVLFMDSMTTISCPGWPSETASSAASLDDFTVNLWEN; encoded by the exons ATGGCCAAGCTTGGGGTTGCGTTGGATGAGAAGAGGGGGTTGAAGAAGGGTGCTTGGAGTGCAGAGGAAGATGAAAAGCTCACTGCTTACATCAAGAGGCATGGCATTTGGAACTGGAGCCGAATGGCTGCACCAGCAG GACTGAGGAGAAGTGGGAAAAGTTGCCGGCTTCGGTGGATGAACTACCTGAGGCCCAACCTTAGGCACGGAAATTTCACCCAAGAAGAGGTGGAAACCATCATTAAGCTTCACGAAGTATTGGGAAACAA ATGGTCTGTGATCGCATCGAAACTCGTCGGAAGGACGGACAACGAAGTGAAGAATTACTGGAACACCCGCTTGAAGAAGCGGTTCAAGGGGAAGCCGATTCCAAAGCCTAGAAATTCCGAATCCGCGAGGGTGTGTAGCAGTGTTGACGCCGATCGTGAGAGTTCAtctcaagaggaagaagagtgtAGGCCAACTCCCACTTCAACTCCAGTACAATCGCCGAATCTCGGAGATATTACCGTGAATCTGCCATCAAGCCCAGATAACTTCGGCGCTTCTAGCTCTAATCAAGCCATCGGAATCCATGGGGACGAAAAGGAAAACTCCTTTGTGGACAATGTGTGCTCATCATATGTGGATGATGAAGTCCAAAGCTATTTGTGGGCACAACACTTCTCTGTGGAAGATGCATACATGATACAAGATTTAAACGTTTTGTTCATGGACTCGATGACTACTATATCGTGTCCTGGGTGGCCATCGGAGACAGCATCTTCAGCTGCTTCCTTAGACGATTTCACCGTCAATCTGTGGGAAAATTGA